In Populus alba chromosome 1, ASM523922v2, whole genome shotgun sequence, a single window of DNA contains:
- the LOC118055182 gene encoding uncharacterized protein isoform X1, whose amino-acid sequence MDTNLNDKESMIARIQQLEHERGELHKDIEQLCMQQAGPGYLAAATRMHFQRTAGLEQEIENLKRQLAACSRDNLNLQEELSEAYRIKTQLAKLHQAEAAKNMEAEKQVKFFQGCVAAAFAERDNSIMEAEKAKEKEESMSQKFNEIQQRLEVLNSDFLEQKRLNDTLQSDLSKQDEQIETFKKVVNKFYEIRQHSLEGFEDTSWDNKFACLLHDSEELWSYNDSSTSKYISALEEEVETLRNSLDKLQSKIRVGLEIENHLKKKVLELEKKQVLWDKMVMEGITELRHYHSHHRVQITSLLSKERSHIKSIIDMAEEKIKQFDVISEQDLVPCGVVRLQENEFRDVHMSTDADPDLAPKRIDQGALDTVAHKEGNTSEALAQAMQEKVAALLLLSQQEERHLLERNVNAALQKKMGELQRNLLQVTNEKVKALMELAQLKLEYQQLQKKVGSEIKRDFSADTGEIRLSNIERDGKVRNLLKRTYLRRWMGTMDFRGNEAQTCPSSEGNFSGKRANDMDFARMKIENATLKESMECMDHLISSIHRLHLALLKVKESDTREGTSTGLLEALNDIISEARLVKTALGSSLPISWSAEADDASIGESVCNELIDIYGNPISEKIDSVSAAGFEMVELLILAAQILKDNKTIKGC is encoded by the exons ATGGATACAAATTTAAACGACAAGGAGTCCATGATTGCTCGAATCCAACAATTGGAACATG AGCGTGGTGAATTGCATAAAGATATAGAACAATTGTGTATGCAGCAAGCTGGACCTGGTTATCTTGCTGCCGCTACTCGAATGCATTTTCAAAG GACAGCTGGATTGGAGCAGGAGATTGAGAATTTGAAAAGGCAGTTGGCTGCTTGCTCAAGAGATAATCTTAATCTTCAAGAGGAGCTTTCTGAGGCTTACCGAATCAAA ACCCAATTGGCCAAACTACACCAAGCAGAGGCTGCAAAG AACATGGAGGCAGAGAAACAGGTTAAGTTTTTCCAAGGCTGTGTAGCTGCTGCTTTTGCTGAACGTGATAATTCGATAATGGAG GCTGAGAAGGCAAAGGAGAAGGAGGAGTCAATGTCCcagaaatttaatgaaattcagCAGAG GTTAGAAGTGCTTAATTCAGATTTTCTTGAACAGAAGAGACTAAATGATACACTGCAGAGCGATTTATCAAAGCAAGATGAGCAGATTGAGACTTTCAAGAAG GTTGTCAACAAGTTTTACGAGATCAGGCAGCATTCTCTTGAGGGATTTGAGGATACTAGTTGGGACAATAAATTTGCATGTCTGTTACATGACTCAGAAGAGTTGTGGAGTTATAATGATTCCTCGACTTCTAAATACATT AGTGCATTAGAAGAAGAGGTGGAGACGCTGAGGAACTCTCTGGATAAGCTTCAAAGCAAAATACGAGTG GGTTTGGAAATTGAAAATCACTTAAagaagaaagttcttgaacttGAAAAGAAGCAA GTTCTTTGGGACAAAATGGTTATGGAGGGGATAACAGAATTACGCCATTACCATTCTCATCATAGAGTTCAGATCACGAGTTTACTTAGCAAGGAAAGATCtcatatcaaatcaattattGATATGGCAGAAGAAAAGATCAAGCAATTTGATGTGATCAGCGAACAGGATTTGGTGCCTTGTGGAGTGGTAAGACTGCAAGAAAATGAATTTCGAGATGTGCATATGAGTACTGATGCTGATCCGGACTTGGCACCCAAG AGAATTGACCAAGGCGCACTAGATACTGTGGCTCATAAAGAAGGCAACACATCTGAAGCCCTTGCACAGGCCATGCAAGAAAAG GTTGCAGCATTATTGCTTTTATCTCAGCAGGAAGAAAGACATTTACTGGAGAGAAATGTTAATGCAGCTCTTCAAAAAAAGATGGGGGAACTTCAAAGAAACTTACTACAA GTCACCAATGAAAAGGTTAAAGCTCTTATGGAGTTGGCGCAGTTAAAGCTCGAATATCAACAACTACAAAA AAAAGTTGGCAGTGAAATAAAACGAGATTTTTCAGCTGACACTGGGGAGATAAGACTTTCTAATATAGAAAgagatggaaaggtaagaaacCTGTTGAAGAGGACATATCTAAGACGTTGGATGGGCACAATGGATTTTCGTGGAAATGAAGCTCAAACTTGCCCGAGTAGTGAAGGGAATTTCTCTGGGAAAAGAGCAAATGACATGGATTTTGCCAG AATGAAGATTGAAAATGCCACTCTCAAGGAAAGCATGGAATGTATGGACCacctaatttcttcaattcacAGACTTCACCTTGCACTTCTAAAG GTCAAAGAGTCAGATACTCGTGAAGGTACTAGTACTGGCTTGCTAGAAGCTCTTAATGATATCATTTCTGAGGCTAGACTTGTGAAGACTGCCCTTGGAAGCTCCTTACCTATTAGTTGGTCTGCTGAGGCAGATGATGCATCAATTGGTGAAAGTGTCTGCAATGAGCTAATTGATATTTACGGGAACCCCATTAGTGAGAAGATAGATTCTGTTTCTGCTGCTGGTTTTGAGATGGTGGAGCTTCTGATACTTGCAGCTCAGATACTAAAGGACAATAAAACCATAAAGGGTTGCTGA
- the LOC118055182 gene encoding uncharacterized protein isoform X2, which translates to MEAEKQVKFFQGCVAAAFAERDNSIMEAEKAKEKEESMSQKFNEIQQRLEVLNSDFLEQKRLNDTLQSDLSKQDEQIETFKKVVNKFYEIRQHSLEGFEDTSWDNKFACLLHDSEELWSYNDSSTSKYISALEEEVETLRNSLDKLQSKIRVGLEIENHLKKKVLELEKKQVLWDKMVMEGITELRHYHSHHRVQITSLLSKERSHIKSIIDMAEEKIKQFDVISEQDLVPCGVVRLQENEFRDVHMSTDADPDLAPKRIDQGALDTVAHKEGNTSEALAQAMQEKVAALLLLSQQEERHLLERNVNAALQKKMGELQRNLLQVTNEKVKALMELAQLKLEYQQLQKKVGSEIKRDFSADTGEIRLSNIERDGKVRNLLKRTYLRRWMGTMDFRGNEAQTCPSSEGNFSGKRANDMDFARMKIENATLKESMECMDHLISSIHRLHLALLKVKESDTREGTSTGLLEALNDIISEARLVKTALGSSLPISWSAEADDASIGESVCNELIDIYGNPISEKIDSVSAAGFEMVELLILAAQILKDNKTIKGC; encoded by the exons ATGGAGGCAGAGAAACAGGTTAAGTTTTTCCAAGGCTGTGTAGCTGCTGCTTTTGCTGAACGTGATAATTCGATAATGGAG GCTGAGAAGGCAAAGGAGAAGGAGGAGTCAATGTCCcagaaatttaatgaaattcagCAGAG GTTAGAAGTGCTTAATTCAGATTTTCTTGAACAGAAGAGACTAAATGATACACTGCAGAGCGATTTATCAAAGCAAGATGAGCAGATTGAGACTTTCAAGAAG GTTGTCAACAAGTTTTACGAGATCAGGCAGCATTCTCTTGAGGGATTTGAGGATACTAGTTGGGACAATAAATTTGCATGTCTGTTACATGACTCAGAAGAGTTGTGGAGTTATAATGATTCCTCGACTTCTAAATACATT AGTGCATTAGAAGAAGAGGTGGAGACGCTGAGGAACTCTCTGGATAAGCTTCAAAGCAAAATACGAGTG GGTTTGGAAATTGAAAATCACTTAAagaagaaagttcttgaacttGAAAAGAAGCAA GTTCTTTGGGACAAAATGGTTATGGAGGGGATAACAGAATTACGCCATTACCATTCTCATCATAGAGTTCAGATCACGAGTTTACTTAGCAAGGAAAGATCtcatatcaaatcaattattGATATGGCAGAAGAAAAGATCAAGCAATTTGATGTGATCAGCGAACAGGATTTGGTGCCTTGTGGAGTGGTAAGACTGCAAGAAAATGAATTTCGAGATGTGCATATGAGTACTGATGCTGATCCGGACTTGGCACCCAAG AGAATTGACCAAGGCGCACTAGATACTGTGGCTCATAAAGAAGGCAACACATCTGAAGCCCTTGCACAGGCCATGCAAGAAAAG GTTGCAGCATTATTGCTTTTATCTCAGCAGGAAGAAAGACATTTACTGGAGAGAAATGTTAATGCAGCTCTTCAAAAAAAGATGGGGGAACTTCAAAGAAACTTACTACAA GTCACCAATGAAAAGGTTAAAGCTCTTATGGAGTTGGCGCAGTTAAAGCTCGAATATCAACAACTACAAAA AAAAGTTGGCAGTGAAATAAAACGAGATTTTTCAGCTGACACTGGGGAGATAAGACTTTCTAATATAGAAAgagatggaaaggtaagaaacCTGTTGAAGAGGACATATCTAAGACGTTGGATGGGCACAATGGATTTTCGTGGAAATGAAGCTCAAACTTGCCCGAGTAGTGAAGGGAATTTCTCTGGGAAAAGAGCAAATGACATGGATTTTGCCAG AATGAAGATTGAAAATGCCACTCTCAAGGAAAGCATGGAATGTATGGACCacctaatttcttcaattcacAGACTTCACCTTGCACTTCTAAAG GTCAAAGAGTCAGATACTCGTGAAGGTACTAGTACTGGCTTGCTAGAAGCTCTTAATGATATCATTTCTGAGGCTAGACTTGTGAAGACTGCCCTTGGAAGCTCCTTACCTATTAGTTGGTCTGCTGAGGCAGATGATGCATCAATTGGTGAAAGTGTCTGCAATGAGCTAATTGATATTTACGGGAACCCCATTAGTGAGAAGATAGATTCTGTTTCTGCTGCTGGTTTTGAGATGGTGGAGCTTCTGATACTTGCAGCTCAGATACTAAAGGACAATAAAACCATAAAGGGTTGCTGA
- the LOC118055183 gene encoding LIM domain-containing protein WLIM1 — MAAFAGTQQKCMACDKTVYLVDKLTADNRIYHKACFRCHHCRGTLKLSNYSSFEGVLYCRPHYDQLFKRTGSLDKSFEGTPKIVKPEKPVDNENASKVSNLFAGTREKCVGCNKTVYPIEKVTVNGTPYHRSCFKCTHGGCTISPSNYIAHEGKLYCKHHHIQLFKEKGNYSQLENEREKNPVTVNITAVEIAAES; from the exons ATGGCAGCCTTTGCAGGAACCCAGCAAAAATGTATGGCTTGTGACAAGACAGTGTATCTTGTTGATAAGTTAACGGCTGATAACAGGATTTATCACAAGGCCTGCTTTAGATGCCACCATTGCAGGGGTACCCTTAAG CTAAGCAACTACAGTTCTTTCGAAGGGGTTCTGTACTGCAGACCTCACTATGACCAACTCTTCAAGAGAACTGGCAGTCTAGACAAGAGTTTCGAAG GAACACCAAAAATTGTGAAACCAGAAAAACCTGTTGATAATGAG AACGCAAGCAAAGTCTCGAATTTGTTTGCTGGCACCAGAGAAAAATGTGTTGGGTGCAACAAGACTGTCTATCCCATCGAGAAG GTTACAGTAAACGGGACTCCATACCATCGGAGCTGTTTTAAGTGTACCCATGGAGGTTGTACTATTAGCCCATCCAACTACATTGCACATGAGGGAAAACTCTACTGCAAGCATCACCATATCCAACTTTTCAAGGAGAAAGGGAACTACAGCCAGCTTGAGAATGAACGCGAGAAAAATCCAGTCACCGTGAATATCACCGCTGTGGAAATTGCAGCTGAATCATAA
- the LOC118055184 gene encoding uncharacterized protein isoform X1 — MVVLPFILDHYFLIEHQIRVSKTRSSLACSVKFHQLHYCLCFGRRGGQNRGPFGPNQATDIQADFQILSRGIACPLALIVALGMFLFSYFVMSIELLNALHQIDAYTIWQVQVNDFSPMSEAGDRVETGGSALIDEATGSEANGLALIAVSKGLSRPHESRLRVLRVNQIQSAKPKKQEKRKIWEPKAWIVNFLGIACVL; from the exons ATGGTTGTCTTGCCATTTATACTCGACCATTACTTTTTAATAGAACATCAAATCAGGGTCAGCAAAACTAGAAGTTCATTGGCATGCTCTGTGAAGTTCCATCAACTTCATTACTGTCTGTGTTTTGGCAGAAGGGGTGGGCAAAATCGAGGGCCTTTTGGACCTAATCAGGCTACAG ATATACAAGCTGACTTTCAAATTCTTTCCCGTGGTATAGCATGTCCTCTTGCATTAATTGTAGCTTTGGGTATGTTTCTGTTCTCTTATTTTGTCATGTCAATTGAGTTACTGAACGCTTTGCATCAAATTGATGCTTACACCATTTGGCAGGTTCAGGTAAATGACTTCTCTCCAATGTCTGAAGCTGGTGACAG GGTTGAGACTGGTGGTTCTGCATTGATTGACGAGGCCACAG GTTCAGAGGCTAATGGTCTTGCATTGATTGCCGTGTCCAAAG ggttatcacgACCTCATGAATCTAGATTGCGAGTTTTGCGGGTTAACCAGATTCAATCag CTAAACCGAAgaaacaggaaaaaagaaaaatttgggaGCCAAAAGCTTGGATTGTCAACTTCCTCGGAATCGCATGTGTTTTATAA
- the LOC118055184 gene encoding uncharacterized protein isoform X2, protein MVVLPFILDHYFLIEHQIRVSKTRSSLACSVKFHQLHYCLCFGRRGGQNRGPFGPNQATDIQADFQILSRGIACPLALIVALGMFLFSYFVMSIELLNALHQIDAYTIWQVQVNDFSPMSEAGDRVETGGSALIDEATGSEANGLALIAVSKAKPKKQEKRKIWEPKAWIVNFLGIACVL, encoded by the exons ATGGTTGTCTTGCCATTTATACTCGACCATTACTTTTTAATAGAACATCAAATCAGGGTCAGCAAAACTAGAAGTTCATTGGCATGCTCTGTGAAGTTCCATCAACTTCATTACTGTCTGTGTTTTGGCAGAAGGGGTGGGCAAAATCGAGGGCCTTTTGGACCTAATCAGGCTACAG ATATACAAGCTGACTTTCAAATTCTTTCCCGTGGTATAGCATGTCCTCTTGCATTAATTGTAGCTTTGGGTATGTTTCTGTTCTCTTATTTTGTCATGTCAATTGAGTTACTGAACGCTTTGCATCAAATTGATGCTTACACCATTTGGCAGGTTCAGGTAAATGACTTCTCTCCAATGTCTGAAGCTGGTGACAG GGTTGAGACTGGTGGTTCTGCATTGATTGACGAGGCCACAG GTTCAGAGGCTAATGGTCTTGCATTGATTGCCGTGTCCAAAG CTAAACCGAAgaaacaggaaaaaagaaaaatttgggaGCCAAAAGCTTGGATTGTCAACTTCCTCGGAATCGCATGTGTTTTATAA
- the LOC118055184 gene encoding uncharacterized protein isoform X3, with protein sequence MVVLPFILDHYFLIEHQIRVSKTRSSLACSVKFHQLHYCLCFGRRGGQNRGPFGPNQATDIQADFQILSRGIACPLALIVALGMFLFSYFVMSIELLNALHQIDAYTIWQVQVNDFSPMSEAGDRVETGGSALIDEATGSEANGLALIAVSKGVFLDFLS encoded by the exons ATGGTTGTCTTGCCATTTATACTCGACCATTACTTTTTAATAGAACATCAAATCAGGGTCAGCAAAACTAGAAGTTCATTGGCATGCTCTGTGAAGTTCCATCAACTTCATTACTGTCTGTGTTTTGGCAGAAGGGGTGGGCAAAATCGAGGGCCTTTTGGACCTAATCAGGCTACAG ATATACAAGCTGACTTTCAAATTCTTTCCCGTGGTATAGCATGTCCTCTTGCATTAATTGTAGCTTTGGGTATGTTTCTGTTCTCTTATTTTGTCATGTCAATTGAGTTACTGAACGCTTTGCATCAAATTGATGCTTACACCATTTGGCAGGTTCAGGTAAATGACTTCTCTCCAATGTCTGAAGCTGGTGACAG GGTTGAGACTGGTGGTTCTGCATTGATTGACGAGGCCACAG GTTCAGAGGCTAATGGTCTTGCATTGATTGCCGTGTCCAAAGGTGTGTTTCTTGACTTTTTATCTTGA
- the LOC118055184 gene encoding uncharacterized protein isoform X4 gives MVVLPFILDHYFLIEHQIRVSKTRSSLACSVKFHQLHYCLCFGRRGGQNRGPFGPNQATDIQADFQILSRGIACPLALIVALGMFLFSYFVMSIELLNALHQIDAYTIWQVQVNDFSPMSEAGDRVETGGSALIDEATGIFLA, from the exons ATGGTTGTCTTGCCATTTATACTCGACCATTACTTTTTAATAGAACATCAAATCAGGGTCAGCAAAACTAGAAGTTCATTGGCATGCTCTGTGAAGTTCCATCAACTTCATTACTGTCTGTGTTTTGGCAGAAGGGGTGGGCAAAATCGAGGGCCTTTTGGACCTAATCAGGCTACAG ATATACAAGCTGACTTTCAAATTCTTTCCCGTGGTATAGCATGTCCTCTTGCATTAATTGTAGCTTTGGGTATGTTTCTGTTCTCTTATTTTGTCATGTCAATTGAGTTACTGAACGCTTTGCATCAAATTGATGCTTACACCATTTGGCAGGTTCAGGTAAATGACTTCTCTCCAATGTCTGAAGCTGGTGACAG GGTTGAGACTGGTGGTTCTGCATTGATTGACGAGGCCACAG GGATATTTCTGGCTTGA
- the LOC118055345 gene encoding ADP-ribosylation factor-like protein 8a: MGLWEAFLNWLRSLFFKQEMELSLIGLQNAGKTSLVNVIATGGYSEDMIPTVGFNMRKVTKGNVTIKLWDLGGQPRFRSMWERYCRAVSAIVYVVDAADFDNLSVSRSELHDLLSKPSLSGIPLLVLGNKIDKPGALSKEDFMEQMGLKSITDREVCCYMISCKNSTNIDTVIDWLVKHSKSKN, encoded by the exons ATGGGGTTATGGGAAGCTTTTCTCAATTGGCTACGAAG TCTCTTTTTCAAGCAAGAAATGGAGCTGTCTCTTATAGGACTTCAGAATGCTGGGAAAACTTCTCTTGTAAATGTTATCGCT ACTGGTGGATATAGCGAAGACATGATCCCAACA GTTGGATTTAACATGAGGAAGGTTACAAAAGGCAATGTCACAATAAAGTTGTGGGATCTTGGAGGTCAACCAAGGTTCCGCAGTATGTGGGAGAGATATTGTCGCGCAGTTTCAGCCATTGT ATATGTCGTGGATGCCGctgattttgataatttatcTGTCTCGAGAAGTGAACTTCATGATCTTTTAAGTAAACCCTCTCTGAGTGGTATCCCTTTGCTGGTACTGGGAAATAAGATTGACAAACCAGGAGCCTTGTCCAAGGAAGATTTCATGGAACAAAT GGGGCTCAAGTCCATCACCGACAGAGAAGTATGCTGCTACATGATCTCATGCAAGAACTCAACCAACATCGACACAGTTATTGACTGGCTTGTAAAACATTCAAAATCGAAGAATTAA